From Echinicola soli, a single genomic window includes:
- a CDS encoding N-acetylmuramoyl-L-alanine amidase family protein, whose protein sequence is MKRTSVKNVIIILFLTCAVLMSAFVPAGDSARKFKMRRVVIDAGHGGKDPGTMGSRSKEKDVALAIALKVGNYIKQYVPDVEVIYTRKTDVFIELKERANIANRNKADLFVSIHCNAVRGSNAYGTETYVMGSNHFERNFDVVKRENSVILQEDGYKENYEGFDPNSPESYMMINLMQKAYFANSLSLAQKVENDFKTRLNRHSRGVKQLPLYVLWTTSMPSVLIETGFLSNSNEERYLNSENGQAYIASAIYRSIKAYKEEVEAF, encoded by the coding sequence ATGAAACGAACCAGTGTCAAAAATGTTATAATAATTCTTTTTCTGACCTGTGCGGTTTTGATGTCAGCATTTGTCCCTGCAGGGGATAGTGCCCGGAAATTCAAGATGCGCAGGGTGGTCATTGATGCGGGACATGGTGGGAAAGATCCAGGGACCATGGGAAGCCGCTCAAAGGAAAAAGATGTGGCATTGGCCATTGCCCTTAAGGTGGGGAATTATATAAAACAGTATGTCCCGGATGTGGAGGTGATCTACACCCGAAAGACGGATGTTTTCATTGAGCTGAAGGAAAGAGCAAACATCGCCAATCGAAACAAGGCGGACTTGTTTGTCAGTATCCACTGCAATGCCGTCAGGGGCTCAAATGCCTATGGCACCGAAACCTATGTGATGGGGTCCAACCACTTTGAAAGGAATTTTGATGTGGTGAAGCGTGAAAACTCCGTGATCCTGCAGGAGGATGGGTATAAAGAAAACTATGAAGGTTTTGACCCTAACTCTCCCGAGTCATACATGATGATCAATTTGATGCAGAAAGCTTATTTTGCCAATAGCCTTTCGTTGGCCCAGAAGGTGGAGAATGATTTTAAGACCCGGCTAAATCGCCACAGTAGGGGCGTGAAACAGTTGCCGCTTTATGTGCTGTGGACGACCAGTATGCCAAGTGTCCTGATCGAAACAGGCTTTCTGTCCAATTCCAATGAAGAAAGATACCTGAACAGTGAGAATGGACAGGCTTATATCGCGTCAGCCATTTACCGCTCTATTAAGGCCTACAAAGAAGAAGTGGAGGCTTTTTAA
- a CDS encoding arginine deiminase has translation MDLRINSEFGTLKAVLMHRPGKEIDRLTPYNKELLLFEDVPYLEAMQKEHDYYTNIIKQTTGATVYSLHELLMETMADDDILFKMMEEALSFSRLSHFTESILGRLSTSECATALIAGIKVHELKKKISKLPLVDLMDFAFIIPPCPNLYFQRDPIALTPGGVVFSSMKMEGRQREANVIRSIFENHPLFKDKVNKIYPIDGHKDPACIEGGDIIVISDKAVAIGNSERTDEKAIYHVAKSLLAEGTVERVYEVHLPQQRNFMHLDTVFTILDENLVLTYPDAMDAVLQTSLYTLKSNDGDQVHIKRTVLKESLLTVLEKEIPYLEIIHLGGNGNKDYALREQWFDGANVFAIGPRKVISYRRNKHTNRALRDMGVEVLDIPSSELSRGLGGPRCMTMPLSRSKI, from the coding sequence ATGGATCTGAGGATAAATTCTGAATTTGGAACACTTAAAGCAGTACTGATGCACAGACCGGGAAAGGAAATTGATCGGTTGACACCTTATAACAAGGAGTTACTGCTTTTCGAAGACGTTCCCTACCTGGAAGCTATGCAGAAGGAGCATGATTACTATACCAATATCATCAAACAAACCACTGGAGCGACAGTGTACAGTCTTCATGAGCTACTCATGGAGACCATGGCCGATGATGATATACTTTTTAAAATGATGGAGGAAGCGCTTTCGTTTAGCAGATTGTCACATTTTACAGAAAGTATACTCGGAAGACTTTCTACTTCGGAGTGTGCCACTGCGCTGATCGCCGGGATCAAAGTGCACGAACTGAAAAAGAAAATCAGTAAGTTGCCCTTGGTGGACTTGATGGATTTTGCCTTTATCATTCCCCCTTGTCCGAATTTATATTTTCAGCGGGATCCGATAGCGCTCACACCCGGTGGAGTGGTCTTTTCGAGCATGAAGATGGAAGGAAGACAGCGCGAAGCCAATGTGATCAGGTCAATTTTTGAAAACCATCCGCTCTTTAAGGATAAGGTGAACAAAATCTATCCTATCGACGGGCACAAAGACCCTGCCTGTATAGAAGGAGGGGACATTATTGTGATCTCCGATAAGGCGGTGGCCATAGGCAATTCAGAGCGAACGGACGAAAAGGCCATTTACCATGTGGCCAAAAGCTTGCTTGCCGAGGGGACGGTAGAGCGTGTGTACGAGGTTCACTTGCCCCAGCAACGTAATTTTATGCATTTGGATACGGTATTTACCATTTTGGATGAAAACCTGGTGCTGACGTATCCCGATGCCATGGATGCGGTGCTGCAGACCTCACTTTACACGCTAAAAAGTAATGATGGTGACCAAGTGCATATCAAGCGGACAGTATTGAAAGAATCCTTGCTGACGGTCTTGGAGAAAGAAATCCCTTACTTGGAGATCATTCATCTCGGTGGTAACGGTAACAAGGATTACGCCCTGCGAGAGCAATGGTTTGATGGAGCCAATGTCTTTGCCATCGGGCCGAGAAAGGTGATCTCATACCGACGAAACAAACATACCAACAGGGCCTTACGGGACATGGGCGTGGAGGTGCTGGACATTCCTTCCTCAGAGCTTTCCCGTGGCCTGGGAGGGCCAAGGTGCATGACCATGCCTTTGAGCAGATCGAAGATTTAG
- a CDS encoding putative LPS assembly protein LptD: MQNIKVAYLSFILLFISFQSSFGQTKLQRRPAEKEIVAPDLSPFTDTIAPTLPDSLVLNDSIPAGDTTKVVPKGDIETIIKYAAQDSILSDFREKKVYLYNKAWFEYGNIRLDADYIEIDWQKNELYASGVTDSTGSVQGSPIFKEGSSTYEIRKEMRYNFKTRKAIISDVVTEQQEGLLRGEIVKKDDNGDVYLYHGYYTTCNLAEPHWHISSKRLKSVEGKQTISGPFNLYFNGIPTPVGLPFGFIPDQKEEQVSGIIIPSYGEERRRGFYLRDFGYYFAFNDYIHSRITGEIYSKGGYGAKLATAYKKRYRFSGGFNVDYQQFRSPETDENPLDYTTMWINWSHSPESRGNSRFSASVNAGTTNYNNLVVNPNNYIRNTNSEFTSNISYSKTFTGTPFSMSANLRHSQNVQTSEVRLILPDISVNMNRQTPFRNSNFEPLKTLNFAWNFNAQNSIDNAEVPVLGVQDDFLQDDAFEDDLEAPDVIPFTWANLPTLLKQAENGFRHTLPVSSNFTLFKYFTGTASFQYTELWYFDRINYYYNAPEQRVDKILENGFSRVGYYNTSFNMATNVYGFYRFKPDSKLEAIRHHIQPTVGMSFTPDFSDPKYGYYQQVQVDQEGNTQLYSRFQGYLYGGAPRGESRSLNVSIRNTLEAKKRVENDSTEATTEKFPLLQSFNISTSYNFVADSFKLAPINMSTRTTFFDNKISVALSATLNPYATTSYMNGTETYYRKVNEYAWNNGQGIGSISRANLNLNGSFNPKGSPDKTPADTREELTNEYLQDGGQMNEFVENEIERISNDPSQYIDWSIPWNINYGYNLSYSKSDRTGDSNITQALNVSGDLSLSEKWKVNFNTGYDFSTNKITQTMIGIARDLHCWQMNASWIPFGAFTSYNIDIRVKASILQDLKVSRRRSFFDY, from the coding sequence GTGCAGAATATTAAGGTAGCTTATCTTTCCTTTATCCTACTGTTCATTTCTTTCCAGAGCTCCTTTGGTCAAACCAAACTCCAAAGGCGTCCTGCAGAAAAGGAGATCGTGGCTCCGGACCTGTCTCCTTTTACGGACACTATTGCTCCGACCCTTCCCGATAGCCTTGTTCTTAATGATTCCATACCTGCAGGAGACACTACAAAGGTTGTGCCCAAAGGAGATATAGAAACCATTATCAAGTACGCAGCGCAAGATAGTATATTGTCTGATTTCAGAGAAAAAAAGGTTTACCTTTATAACAAGGCCTGGTTCGAATATGGCAATATCAGACTGGATGCTGACTATATCGAAATCGACTGGCAAAAGAACGAACTCTACGCTTCCGGCGTCACCGACAGCACAGGCTCGGTACAGGGCAGCCCAATCTTCAAGGAAGGCAGCAGCACCTACGAAATCCGTAAAGAGATGCGCTATAATTTCAAAACCCGTAAAGCCATCATCTCTGACGTCGTTACCGAACAACAAGAAGGCTTACTTCGTGGAGAAATTGTCAAGAAAGACGATAATGGAGACGTCTACCTTTACCACGGATACTATACCACTTGTAATTTGGCAGAGCCCCATTGGCATATCTCTTCCAAGAGACTTAAGTCAGTGGAAGGCAAACAAACGATCTCAGGTCCTTTTAACCTTTATTTTAACGGCATCCCCACCCCTGTGGGATTGCCTTTTGGGTTTATCCCTGATCAGAAAGAAGAACAAGTTTCCGGCATTATTATCCCCTCTTATGGTGAAGAAAGACGCCGTGGTTTTTACCTGAGGGATTTTGGATATTATTTTGCCTTTAACGATTACATCCACTCGCGGATCACTGGAGAAATCTACTCAAAAGGTGGCTACGGCGCCAAGTTGGCAACTGCCTACAAAAAAAGGTACCGATTTAGTGGTGGGTTCAATGTCGACTATCAGCAGTTCCGAAGCCCCGAAACCGATGAAAACCCATTGGACTATACCACCATGTGGATCAACTGGAGCCATAGCCCGGAATCACGGGGAAACTCCCGGTTTTCAGCATCGGTCAATGCCGGTACCACCAACTATAATAACCTGGTGGTCAACCCAAACAACTACATCAGGAATACAAATTCAGAATTCACCTCCAATATTTCTTATAGCAAAACCTTCACCGGCACGCCCTTCAGCATGTCAGCAAACCTAAGACACTCCCAAAATGTGCAGACCAGTGAGGTAAGGCTGATTCTTCCGGACATTTCTGTCAACATGAACAGACAGACCCCATTCCGGAATTCGAATTTCGAACCGCTTAAAACCCTGAATTTTGCCTGGAACTTCAATGCCCAAAACTCCATTGACAATGCTGAAGTACCTGTGTTGGGGGTTCAGGATGACTTCCTACAGGATGATGCTTTTGAAGATGATTTGGAAGCCCCGGATGTGATCCCTTTTACTTGGGCCAATTTACCAACGCTGCTTAAACAAGCAGAAAATGGCTTCCGCCATACCCTTCCGGTATCCTCTAATTTTACCTTGTTTAAATATTTTACCGGTACGGCAAGTTTCCAGTACACTGAACTCTGGTACTTTGACCGCATCAACTATTATTATAATGCGCCTGAACAACGGGTAGATAAGATCCTGGAAAATGGCTTTAGCCGCGTAGGCTACTATAACACATCCTTCAATATGGCTACCAACGTGTATGGTTTTTATCGTTTTAAGCCAGACTCCAAACTCGAAGCCATCCGCCACCATATCCAGCCTACCGTGGGGATGTCTTTCACACCTGATTTCAGTGATCCCAAATACGGATATTACCAACAAGTACAAGTCGACCAGGAGGGCAACACACAGCTCTATAGCCGTTTTCAAGGCTACCTCTATGGAGGCGCACCTAGGGGCGAATCACGATCACTGAACGTCTCGATCAGAAATACACTGGAAGCCAAGAAGCGAGTGGAAAATGACAGCACTGAAGCCACTACCGAGAAGTTCCCCTTGCTCCAGTCTTTCAACATTTCCACCAGCTATAACTTCGTAGCAGACTCTTTCAAACTGGCACCGATCAATATGAGTACTCGGACGACTTTCTTTGACAATAAGATTTCCGTTGCACTCTCTGCTACCCTGAACCCCTACGCTACTACCAGCTACATGAATGGAACCGAAACCTATTACAGGAAAGTTAACGAATACGCTTGGAATAACGGGCAGGGCATTGGCTCTATCAGCCGTGCAAACCTAAACCTGAACGGCAGCTTCAATCCCAAAGGCTCACCGGACAAAACCCCTGCAGACACTCGGGAGGAGCTCACCAATGAATACCTCCAGGACGGTGGCCAAATGAATGAATTTGTCGAAAATGAAATCGAACGGATATCCAATGACCCCAGTCAGTACATAGACTGGAGCATCCCCTGGAATATCAATTATGGATATAACCTGAGCTATAGCAAAAGTGACCGCACTGGAGACTCCAATATCACGCAGGCCTTAAACGTATCCGGCGACCTCAGTTTATCAGAAAAGTGGAAAGTGAACTTTAATACCGGCTATGATTTTTCGACCAACAAAATTACCCAGACCATGATTGGTATTGCCCGGGACCTGCACTGCTGGCAGATGAATGCCAGCTGGATTCCATTTGGCGCATTTACCAGCTATAATATCGACATCCGTGTAAAGGCAAGCATCCTCCAAGACCTAAAGGTTTCGAGAAGACGGTCTTTCTTTGATTATTGA
- a CDS encoding proline dehydrogenase family protein: MNTKPNISFENTEIAFASRTDVELKKMYLFFAAMDKNWAVKLGTNLSAIAFKLKLPVKGIMKKTIFGHFCGGESVEDCSKSIKELQEFGIGTILDYSVEGTGTEKSYDFTRNQILRTIKRSAGASEIPFSVFKVTGLGSYKIMTKVQAGEKLNAKEQEAFGRLKDRVDTLCRAAHENDVRIMIDGEESWFQGVIDDMAYEAMEKYNKEKAIVYNTFQMYRKDMLGLLKQAHQEAELKGYHVGAKLVRGAYMEKERERAEDRGYPSPIHDTKEDTDNAYNDALKFSMENKDRIYLVSGSHNELSNIILTELMNLHGVSANDKRVFFSQLYGMSDNISYNLAFAGYNVAKYVPYGPVESVMPYLYRRASENTSVAGQSSREFDLIKNEMARRASLKKTII; the protein is encoded by the coding sequence ATGAATACAAAACCCAATATTTCTTTTGAAAATACTGAAATTGCCTTTGCATCCAGGACGGATGTGGAGCTCAAGAAAATGTATCTTTTTTTTGCAGCAATGGATAAGAATTGGGCGGTAAAGCTAGGTACAAATTTATCAGCTATCGCCTTTAAGTTGAAGTTGCCTGTAAAAGGGATCATGAAAAAAACGATATTTGGCCACTTTTGTGGTGGTGAAAGTGTCGAGGATTGTTCAAAATCCATTAAGGAATTACAAGAATTTGGTATCGGGACCATTCTTGATTATTCCGTAGAGGGAACCGGAACAGAAAAGAGTTATGATTTTACCCGTAACCAGATCCTTAGGACCATTAAGCGTTCTGCAGGAGCTAGTGAGATCCCGTTTTCAGTTTTTAAAGTAACTGGATTGGGAAGCTATAAAATCATGACCAAGGTCCAAGCAGGAGAAAAGTTAAATGCCAAAGAGCAAGAGGCTTTTGGGCGGTTAAAAGACAGAGTGGATACACTTTGTAGGGCGGCACATGAAAATGATGTCCGCATTATGATAGACGGGGAGGAGAGTTGGTTTCAGGGGGTTATTGATGACATGGCATATGAGGCGATGGAGAAGTACAATAAGGAAAAAGCCATCGTGTACAATACCTTCCAGATGTACCGTAAGGATATGCTGGGCTTGCTGAAGCAGGCACACCAAGAGGCGGAGCTGAAAGGCTACCATGTGGGAGCGAAATTGGTACGTGGAGCGTATATGGAAAAGGAAAGGGAACGTGCCGAAGACAGAGGCTATCCCAGCCCTATCCATGATACCAAGGAAGATACAGATAATGCCTACAATGATGCGCTTAAATTCAGTATGGAAAATAAAGACCGTATTTATCTGGTCAGTGGCTCCCATAATGAGTTGAGCAATATTATCCTTACCGAGCTGATGAACCTACATGGGGTGTCGGCAAATGACAAGCGGGTGTTCTTCTCCCAATTGTATGGAATGAGTGATAATATTTCTTACAATTTGGCCTTTGCCGGTTACAATGTGGCCAAATATGTCCCTTATGGGCCAGTGGAGTCGGTGATGCCTTACCTGTACAGAAGAGCATCGGAAAACACCAGTGTGGCTGGCCAGAGTAGTAGAGAATTTGACTTGATCAAAAATGAGATGGCGCGAAGGGCGTCGCTCAAGAAAACAATAATTTAA
- a CDS encoding chorismate mutase has product MKDHLKTSEWGLGLKGHVIIAGPCSAETPEQVEKVCLEMKEQNVIPSMFRAGIWKPRTRPGSFEGIGEDGLKWMEIVRHHLNIPITTEVGNTAHVELALKHNVDVLWIGARTTVNPFAVQEIAEALRGTDIPVMVKNPMNPDLQLWIGALERLHAVGINKLAAIHRGFSDAYDKRFRNKPNWSMPIHLKREWKGMEVINDPSHIVGKRDGILEISQRAINFGLDGLMIETHHDPDNAWSDAKQQVTPAQLKDILSKIDFKNTLDAEKPSEKLHDLRTAVDHMDDQLIDLLAERFSVIDQIGAHKREHKLTVFQSDRWKEVMDSRTDKGVKKGLSEKFMKELLFSIHEESVKRQEKQLRAGDPVNKNA; this is encoded by the coding sequence ATGAAAGATCACTTAAAAACATCGGAATGGGGACTAGGCCTTAAAGGTCATGTCATCATCGCTGGCCCTTGTAGCGCCGAAACGCCTGAGCAGGTAGAGAAAGTTTGCCTGGAAATGAAAGAGCAAAACGTCATCCCTTCCATGTTCCGTGCAGGCATCTGGAAACCAAGAACCAGGCCAGGAAGCTTCGAAGGAATTGGTGAAGATGGCCTGAAGTGGATGGAAATTGTTCGCCATCACCTGAACATCCCCATCACTACAGAAGTAGGGAACACTGCTCATGTAGAACTAGCCCTAAAGCACAATGTAGATGTGCTATGGATCGGTGCCAGGACTACTGTAAACCCTTTTGCAGTACAGGAGATCGCAGAAGCCCTAAGAGGCACTGACATCCCCGTAATGGTGAAAAACCCGATGAACCCTGACCTGCAACTTTGGATCGGCGCACTGGAACGTCTCCATGCAGTTGGCATCAACAAGCTTGCTGCCATCCACAGAGGCTTCAGCGATGCTTACGACAAGCGCTTCAGGAATAAACCAAACTGGTCCATGCCAATCCACCTGAAAAGAGAATGGAAGGGAATGGAAGTGATCAATGACCCAAGTCACATCGTTGGAAAAAGAGATGGTATCCTGGAAATCTCCCAGAGAGCGATCAATTTCGGACTGGACGGCCTGATGATCGAAACCCATCACGATCCTGACAATGCATGGAGTGATGCCAAGCAGCAAGTAACCCCTGCCCAACTAAAAGATATCCTCTCAAAAATTGATTTCAAGAACACCTTGGACGCCGAAAAACCAAGTGAAAAACTGCATGATCTCAGAACGGCCGTGGACCACATGGATGATCAGCTGATCGACCTGCTGGCGGAAAGATTCTCAGTTATCGACCAAATCGGAGCCCATAAAAGAGAGCATAAGCTGACCGTTTTTCAATCCGACAGATGGAAAGAAGTAATGGATTCCAGAACAGACAAGGGAGTTAAAAAAGGACTTAGCGAAAAATTCATGAAAGAATTGTTATTTTCGATCCACGAAGAGTCCGTTAAGAGACAAGAAAAACAACTGAGAGCCGGTGATCCGGTAAATAAAAACGCTTAA
- the lysS gene encoding lysine--tRNA ligase, protein MQLLSEQEIERRKDREELMKLGINPYPAIQFSINASAEDIHKNYENNKNDYKDITIAGRLMSRRIMGSASFAEIQDSSGRLQIYVRRDDICPGEDKTLYNKVFKKLLGIGDFIGVKGYIFTTQTGEISLHVTELTVLSKSVKPLPVVKRDEEGNVYDGFTDPELRYRQRYVDLTVNPEKKKVFLTRSRIITNMRKYFDDHGWLEVETPILQAVHGGAAARPFGTHHNSLDMPLYLRIANELHLKRLIVGGFDGVYEFGKMFRNEGMDRTHNPEYTSMEIYVAYKDYIWMMEMVEDMLEKITVTLHGTSKVKVGSQEIDFAGPYRRLTMFDSIKEYAGVDVSKMDEAELRKVCADFNIEVDDTMGKGRLIDEIFGEKVEDHLIQPTYITDYPIEMTPLAKKHRTEEGLVERFELFVNGKELGNAYTELNDPIDQRERFEDQLKLAERGDDEAMAMDEDFLRALEYGMPPTSGLGIGIDRLTMMLTDNSTIQEVLFFPQMRPEKKVKIATDEDFIALGIDAGLIPAIRELNIHTVEQLKEQDANKLFNDVCGKRKKLKLEAKNPSKEDVANWLA, encoded by the coding sequence ATGCAATTACTGAGTGAACAAGAGATAGAAAGACGGAAAGACCGTGAAGAGTTGATGAAGCTAGGCATCAATCCATACCCGGCCATCCAGTTTTCCATCAACGCATCTGCCGAAGATATTCATAAGAATTATGAAAACAACAAGAACGACTACAAGGACATTACCATAGCGGGGAGGTTGATGAGCAGAAGGATTATGGGTTCTGCGTCTTTTGCCGAAATCCAGGATTCCTCGGGAAGATTGCAGATTTATGTACGTCGTGATGATATCTGTCCAGGTGAGGACAAAACGCTCTATAACAAAGTGTTTAAAAAGCTCTTGGGCATTGGCGACTTCATTGGTGTAAAAGGCTACATCTTTACCACCCAAACCGGTGAAATATCCTTGCATGTCACGGAACTGACCGTCCTTAGTAAGTCTGTGAAGCCGCTACCAGTGGTGAAGCGAGATGAGGAAGGGAACGTGTACGATGGCTTTACCGATCCAGAATTACGCTATCGCCAGCGGTATGTGGATTTGACGGTAAACCCAGAAAAGAAAAAGGTGTTTTTGACACGATCCAGGATCATTACCAATATGCGGAAGTACTTTGATGACCATGGTTGGTTGGAAGTGGAGACGCCGATTCTACAAGCTGTGCATGGCGGTGCCGCAGCCAGGCCTTTTGGAACCCACCATAACTCATTGGATATGCCGCTATACCTGCGGATCGCCAACGAACTTCATCTGAAGCGTTTGATCGTTGGAGGCTTTGATGGGGTGTATGAGTTTGGTAAAATGTTCCGTAACGAAGGCATGGATCGTACTCATAATCCAGAATATACCTCGATGGAAATTTATGTAGCCTACAAGGATTATATCTGGATGATGGAGATGGTGGAAGATATGTTGGAAAAAATAACCGTGACCCTCCATGGTACATCCAAAGTGAAAGTAGGAAGTCAGGAGATTGATTTTGCTGGTCCTTACAGAAGGTTGACCATGTTTGATTCCATCAAGGAATATGCAGGAGTGGATGTCAGCAAAATGGATGAAGCAGAACTTAGAAAAGTTTGTGCTGATTTTAATATTGAAGTTGATGATACGATGGGAAAAGGGAGGTTGATCGATGAGATCTTTGGTGAAAAAGTGGAGGACCACTTGATCCAGCCTACCTACATTACAGATTACCCAATAGAAATGACACCCCTTGCCAAAAAACACCGTACGGAGGAAGGCTTGGTGGAGCGATTTGAACTATTTGTCAACGGGAAGGAGCTAGGAAACGCTTATACCGAGCTTAATGATCCAATCGATCAGCGGGAGCGTTTCGAGGATCAATTGAAATTGGCCGAAAGGGGTGATGATGAAGCCATGGCGATGGATGAGGATTTCCTGCGTGCCCTGGAATATGGTATGCCGCCAACTTCCGGCCTTGGTATCGGGATCGATCGACTGACCATGATGCTTACCGATAACAGCACTATCCAAGAAGTGCTTTTCTTCCCGCAGATGCGGCCCGAGAAAAAGGTGAAGATCGCTACCGATGAGGATTTTATTGCTCTTGGTATCGATGCAGGGCTGATTCCTGCCATCCGTGAGCTGAACATTCACACCGTTGAGCAGCTGAAAGAGCAGGATGCCAACAAGCTGTTTAATGATGTGTGCGGAAAACGCAAAAAACTGAAGTTAGAGGCCAAAAATCCAAGTAAAGAGGATGTGGCCAATTGGCTGGCATAA
- a CDS encoding M13 family metallopeptidase: MNKSLQTAMGLGLAGAMMVACSPKENHEEEKVQAISLDNMDSTIRPQDDFFGFVNGKWIEKTEIPADQGRWGSFNELREFNNEAVLTVLEEAMNDEQFSASSDQGKAVAFYQIGMDSLLAEKRGLDPVKPVFEEIEKITDKPSLQEYLAYQQTHGGGAFFGLGVNTDLKNSDAMALYISQGGLGLPDRDYYTEDNEKFSEIRTKYLAHLERTFGLMGYDQARATSAAKAVMALETRLAHASKTRIELRDPEGRYNKYTVADMKTLLPSVDWERYLSSLGADVDEVIVSTPKFMEEVEAVLNEVPVATWQDYLKWHVIDAASPYLSHAFVQNNFDFYGKELQGTDQMRPRWKRVLGTTERAAGEAIGKLYTEKYFPQEAKDKAKEMVDNILVAMGERIKNLPWMSEETKTKALEKLGTFKVKIGFPDKWKSYTALKVNGDPETASYFDNVMASSRFNFERNIEKLGKPIDKDEWFMTPQTVNAYYNPTWNEIVFPAGILQPPFYNYKADAAVNYGGIGAVIGHEISHGFDDQGSQYDAAGNLKNWWKDEDRENFEKRTGQLVAQFDGYEPIEGVHVKGALTLGENIGDLGGLLVAYDGLQHHFKEHGRPENIDGFTPEQRYFISWATIWRMKSREEALRTQIQTDPHSPAQYRGNGPLVNIDGFYEAFDVKEGDEMYKAPDDRVRIW; this comes from the coding sequence ATGAATAAAAGCCTACAAACAGCAATGGGATTGGGGTTGGCAGGGGCAATGATGGTTGCCTGCTCTCCAAAAGAAAACCATGAGGAAGAAAAAGTCCAGGCTATTAGTTTGGACAATATGGACAGCACCATCCGTCCCCAGGATGATTTTTTTGGTTTTGTCAATGGAAAATGGATCGAAAAAACAGAAATCCCAGCAGATCAAGGTCGATGGGGTAGTTTCAATGAACTTAGGGAGTTTAACAATGAGGCAGTGCTTACGGTCTTGGAAGAAGCGATGAACGACGAGCAGTTTTCCGCATCTTCGGATCAAGGCAAGGCGGTGGCCTTTTACCAAATTGGCATGGATTCACTTTTAGCTGAAAAACGAGGACTGGATCCGGTAAAGCCTGTTTTTGAGGAAATTGAAAAGATCACGGACAAGCCATCACTTCAGGAATATCTGGCCTATCAACAAACACACGGTGGAGGAGCGTTCTTTGGTCTTGGGGTCAATACAGATCTGAAAAATTCTGATGCCATGGCCTTGTACATCTCTCAGGGAGGATTGGGCCTACCGGACCGGGATTATTATACCGAAGACAATGAGAAGTTTTCTGAAATCAGGACCAAGTATTTGGCCCATTTGGAAAGAACATTTGGCCTTATGGGCTATGATCAAGCCAGGGCGACTTCTGCCGCAAAAGCGGTGATGGCACTGGAAACACGATTGGCACATGCCAGTAAGACCAGGATCGAGCTACGTGATCCTGAAGGCCGTTATAATAAGTATACAGTGGCCGATATGAAGACCTTGCTGCCATCGGTGGATTGGGAAAGGTACTTGTCCTCCCTCGGAGCTGACGTAGATGAGGTCATTGTTTCCACACCTAAATTCATGGAAGAAGTAGAAGCCGTCTTGAATGAAGTGCCGGTAGCGACATGGCAGGATTACCTGAAATGGCATGTGATCGACGCCGCGTCTCCGTATTTGAGCCATGCGTTTGTTCAGAATAATTTTGATTTCTATGGTAAGGAGCTCCAGGGAACAGACCAGATGCGACCAAGATGGAAGCGTGTGCTGGGGACCACTGAGCGGGCTGCCGGAGAAGCAATTGGCAAACTGTATACCGAGAAATACTTTCCACAAGAAGCCAAGGATAAGGCCAAGGAGATGGTGGACAATATCCTTGTGGCCATGGGCGAACGTATCAAAAACCTGCCATGGATGTCTGAAGAGACCAAAACCAAGGCCTTGGAAAAACTGGGGACATTCAAGGTGAAGATTGGCTTTCCTGATAAGTGGAAGAGTTACACTGCTCTGAAGGTCAACGGAGATCCAGAAACAGCCTCCTACTTCGATAATGTAATGGCATCGTCCCGTTTTAATTTTGAGCGGAACATCGAAAAGCTGGGTAAGCCCATCGATAAAGATGAGTGGTTTATGACCCCTCAAACGGTGAATGCTTATTATAATCCAACATGGAATGAAATCGTGTTCCCTGCAGGCATCCTTCAGCCGCCGTTTTATAATTATAAGGCAGATGCTGCGGTTAATTATGGTGGTATTGGAGCGGTCATTGGTCATGAGATTTCACACGGTTTTGATGACCAGGGAAGCCAGTATGATGCAGCGGGCAATCTGAAGAACTGGTGGAAAGATGAGGATCGTGAGAATTTCGAAAAGCGTACCGGCCAGTTGGTGGCCCAGTTTGATGGCTATGAACCAATTGAGGGAGTGCATGTAAAAGGAGCGCTTACTTTGGGTGAGAATATTGGTGATTTGGGCGGTTTGTTGGTGGCCTATGACGGGCTTCAGCATCATTTTAAAGAACATGGAAGACCTGAGAACATCGACGGATTTACTCCCGAGCAACGCTATTTTATTTCTTGGGCAACCATATGGAGAATGAAAAGCAGGGAGGAAGCGCTTAGGACACAAATCCAGACGGATCCGCACTCACCTGCCCAGTACCGGGGCAATGGACCTCTGGTGAATATTGATGGATTTTATGAAGCCTTTGACGTAAAAGAAGGTGATGAAATGTACAAAGCACCGGACGATAGGGTGAGGATTTGGTAA